The following is a genomic window from Magnetococcales bacterium.
AGTGAAAAAATCCACACCCCGACGTGTCCGTTTGAGTGGCAAGGAGAAGGCGGCGGTCTTTTTATTGTCGCTGCCGGATGCCGATTCCAAGAAGATCATGGAGGGATTGCAGGAGGATGAAATCCGGGAAATTTCCCGGACCATTTCGCGGATGGGGGTGATGTCGCAGGATGTGGTTCAGGCGGTGCGGCAGGAATTTCTCGACAAGTTCGAGTTGCAGCAGTTCGATGTCCGTGGCGGCATGGGGAAGGTGAAGGACCTGGTGATGAAGGCCCTGGGCAAGGAGAAGGGGCGGCAGTTGCTCAAGGAGTTGCAGCAGGGGCCGAAGAATACCCCCTGGGAGATTCTCAACTCCATGGAACCGACGCTTGTGGCAACTTTTCTGGCCAACGAGCATCCGCAGAGCATTGCCCTGATCCTGTCGCAATTGCAACTGGAACAGGCTTCGTTCGTCATCGATTTTCTGGCCCACGACATCCAGCAGGAGGTGGTCTATCGCATGGCGCGCCTGGGAAATCTGCCACCCGGGGCGCTGATGGACATCGAGGAATCGTTGTTGACCGAACTCAACGCCCTGGGGGCGACCCGTGGCAGCTATGCCCAGGAGGGTGGTGGTGGTGTCAAGAAGGTGGCGGAACTGCTCAACATGATGAGCCGGGACCTTTCGGACAAGCTGTTGGCCTATCTCGACGAGGAGGACAATCCCCTGGCCGAGGAGGTGCGCAAGGAGATGTTCCTGTTCGAGGACCTCTTGCTCATGGACGACAAGAGCTTCCAGACGTTGTTGCGGGAAATTTCCAACGACGAGCTGCTTTCGGCGCTCAAGGGGGCCGACGATCGCCTCAAGGAGAAGTTCTTCCTCAACATGTCGGAGCGGGCGGCGGAAATGTTGCGCGAGGACCTGGAGATGATGGGACCGGTCAAGGTATCCGATGTCGAGGCGGCGCAGCAGGGGATTCTCAAGATTGCCAGAAAACTGGAATCGGAAGGGGCGATTGTCATCATGGGCAAGGGTTCCGACGACGTGGTCCTGTAAGCGTCGGACATTGGGATAAAAGGGAGTCAGGCCATGGTGTCGGCTGGTGGTGCGTTGATTCGAAACGAGGAAAGCCAGGGCGATCTGTTGCGCCGATTGCTCTATACCGACCTGTTGGAACAACAGGAGCAGGCGGGCGAAAAAGGGGAAACCTTCATCCGCTACATGCCCAATGGCCGTCTCCCCGAGATCCGGCGCAAGGTCGAGGTCGTTGCGGTTCCTCTCGAGGAAATCCACGCGCGGCGCATGGAGGAGATGGAGCGCGAACTCTATCAGAAGGTCTATGCCGAGGCCCAACAGGCGGGTCTGGAGATTGGCGAACAGAAGATGCGC
Proteins encoded in this region:
- the fliG gene encoding flagellar motor switch protein FliG, translating into MKKSTPRRVRLSGKEKAAVFLLSLPDADSKKIMEGLQEDEIREISRTISRMGVMSQDVVQAVRQEFLDKFELQQFDVRGGMGKVKDLVMKALGKEKGRQLLKELQQGPKNTPWEILNSMEPTLVATFLANEHPQSIALILSQLQLEQASFVIDFLAHDIQQEVVYRMARLGNLPPGALMDIEESLLTELNALGATRGSYAQEGGGGVKKVAELLNMMSRDLSDKLLAYLDEEDNPLAEEVRKEMFLFEDLLLMDDKSFQTLLREISNDELLSALKGADDRLKEKFFLNMSERAAEMLREDLEMMGPVKVSDVEAAQQGILKIARKLESEGAIVIMGKGSDDVVL